One window of Podarcis raffonei isolate rPodRaf1 chromosome 15, rPodRaf1.pri, whole genome shotgun sequence genomic DNA carries:
- the LOC128402859 gene encoding NXPE family member 1-like isoform X2, with translation MNHSTTKDGGSTTGPVKGDTPSCNRMEWTKKDEEVKGIVAKLDQMVPNVHFTDIMTTTSAQKSEATLLNNKYFYCVGDPLLVQLDLYNHLGKRKEYGGDFLQARIISSSLNAGASGSITDYRNGTYLVNFTLFWPGNVKVSLMLIHPSEGVSALWAARKKGYGKIAFVGTFLNGTSTVSSDCGYNITVKERCDYLDERDQEAFYCVKPNNVSCDALIRLKTYNEKVTYLTDLEHSLLNRSNIGCNIPQSFGTFRVIACKGKKATVAEGKCGAGMSYPSPSGFVWKNEWYPVFCRVLSFRNLKRIKSCLKRKIIYLLGDSTLRQWMWYITDKIQSFQYFDLHGTGKQKNMMALDMKRNSQIQWKKHSHPFVTVLEYMTADHSYIAREIDNVAGDGDTVVAVSLGHHFRPFPIELFIRRMINIRGAIQRLLVRSPDTKVIIKAENTREIDIDQERFGDFHGYAQYLALKDIFRDLKVCFIDAWDMAIAYGTNLVHPPDHVVGSQIDMFLSYIC, from the exons ATGAACCATTCAACAACCAAAGACGGCGGGAGCACAACTGGACCAGTGAAAGGTGACACCCCGAGCTGTAATAGGATGGAGTGGACCAAAAAGGACGAAGAAGTAAAAGGCATCGTCGCAAAACTGGACCAAATGGTTCCCAATGTCCATTTCACAGATATAATGACCACCACAAGTGCCCAGAAGAGTGAGGCCACCTTATTAAACAACAAGTATTTTTATTGTGTTGGAGACCCCTTGCTGGTTCAACTGGATTTGTACAACCACTtgggaaagagaaaagaatacGGAGGAGACTTCTTACAAGCGAGGATCATCTCTTCCAGTCTTAATGCTGGAGCTTCTGGGAGCATCACAGACTACAGGAATGGGACATATCTGGTCAATTTCACTTTATTCTGGCCTGGCAATGTTAAAGTATCCCTTATGCTCATCCACCCCAGCGAAGGAGTTTCAGCACTGTGGGCTGCGAGGAAGAAGGGCTACGGCAAAATAGCTTTCGTAGGCACATTTTTAAATGGAACATCAACTGTCTCCAGTGACTGTGGTTATAATATAACAGTAAAAGAGCGGTGTGATTATCTTGATGAGCGAGACCAAGAGGCCTTCTACTGTGTGAAGCCAAACAATGTGTCATGTGATGCTTTGATCCGCCTGAAAACCTACAATGAAAAGGTCACGTATCTCACAGACTTGGAACACAGCCTTTTAAATAG GTCAAACATCGGATGCAACATCCCTCAGTCTTTTGGAACCTTTCGGGTCATAGCCTGTAAAG GCAAGAAGGCAACTGTGGCAGAGGGGAAATGTGGGGCTGGAATGAGCTATCCATCTCCCAGTGGCTTCGTCTGGAAGAACGAGTGGTATCCTGTGTTCTGCCGTGTGCTCAGCTTCAGAAACCTCAAGAGAATTAAAAGTTGTTTGAAACGAAAGATTATTTACCTCCTGGGAGATTCAACTTTGAGACAATGGATGTGGTATATCACAGATAAAATCCAAT CATTTCAGTATTTTGACCTTCATGGAACGGGTAAGCAGAAGAATATGATGGCTCTGGACATGAAAAGAAACAGCCAGATCCAGTGGAAGAAGCACAGCCACCCTTTCGTCACCGTCCTTGAATACATGACAGCAGATCACAGCTACATCGCTCGGGAGATTGACAACGTGGCAGGCGACGGAGACACGGTGGTTGCCGTCTCCCTAGGCCACCACTTCCGCCCCTTCCCCATCGAGCTCTTCATTCGAAGGATGATCAACATCCGGGGAGCCATCCAGCGCCTTCTCGTGAGGAGTCCAGATACAAAAGTCATCATCAAAGCAGAGAACACCAGGGAGATAGACATCGACCAGGAGCGATTTGGGGACTTCCATGGTTATGCCCAATACCTTGCGCTAAAGGACATTTTTCGAGATTTAAAGGTCTGCTTCATTGATGCCTGGGACATGGCAATTGCCTATGGCACAAACCTGGTTCACCCACCAGATCACGTGGTCGGAAGTCAGATTGATATGTTTTTGTCTTACATATGTTAA
- the LOC128402859 gene encoding NXPE family member 1-like isoform X1, protein MRKTHFCALVIVTFIILGYQFHRSEIQITNSRGLKRQVENIIVATTLGSVMNHSTTKDGGSTTGPVKGDTPSCNRMEWTKKDEEVKGIVAKLDQMVPNVHFTDIMTTTSAQKSEATLLNNKYFYCVGDPLLVQLDLYNHLGKRKEYGGDFLQARIISSSLNAGASGSITDYRNGTYLVNFTLFWPGNVKVSLMLIHPSEGVSALWAARKKGYGKIAFVGTFLNGTSTVSSDCGYNITVKERCDYLDERDQEAFYCVKPNNVSCDALIRLKTYNEKVTYLTDLEHSLLNRSNIGCNIPQSFGTFRVIACKGKKATVAEGKCGAGMSYPSPSGFVWKNEWYPVFCRVLSFRNLKRIKSCLKRKIIYLLGDSTLRQWMWYITDKIQSFQYFDLHGTGKQKNMMALDMKRNSQIQWKKHSHPFVTVLEYMTADHSYIAREIDNVAGDGDTVVAVSLGHHFRPFPIELFIRRMINIRGAIQRLLVRSPDTKVIIKAENTREIDIDQERFGDFHGYAQYLALKDIFRDLKVCFIDAWDMAIAYGTNLVHPPDHVVGSQIDMFLSYIC, encoded by the exons ATGAGGAAGACACATTTCTGTGCCCTTGTGATTGTAACCTTCATCATCCTCGGCTACCAGTTCCACAGATCTGAGATCCAG ATAACCAACTCCAGAGGTCTCAAGAGACAAGTAGAAAACATTATAGTTGCTACAACTCTTG GATCTGTTATGAACCATTCAACAACCAAAGACGGCGGGAGCACAACTGGACCAGTGAAAGGTGACACCCCGAGCTGTAATAGGATGGAGTGGACCAAAAAGGACGAAGAAGTAAAAGGCATCGTCGCAAAACTGGACCAAATGGTTCCCAATGTCCATTTCACAGATATAATGACCACCACAAGTGCCCAGAAGAGTGAGGCCACCTTATTAAACAACAAGTATTTTTATTGTGTTGGAGACCCCTTGCTGGTTCAACTGGATTTGTACAACCACTtgggaaagagaaaagaatacGGAGGAGACTTCTTACAAGCGAGGATCATCTCTTCCAGTCTTAATGCTGGAGCTTCTGGGAGCATCACAGACTACAGGAATGGGACATATCTGGTCAATTTCACTTTATTCTGGCCTGGCAATGTTAAAGTATCCCTTATGCTCATCCACCCCAGCGAAGGAGTTTCAGCACTGTGGGCTGCGAGGAAGAAGGGCTACGGCAAAATAGCTTTCGTAGGCACATTTTTAAATGGAACATCAACTGTCTCCAGTGACTGTGGTTATAATATAACAGTAAAAGAGCGGTGTGATTATCTTGATGAGCGAGACCAAGAGGCCTTCTACTGTGTGAAGCCAAACAATGTGTCATGTGATGCTTTGATCCGCCTGAAAACCTACAATGAAAAGGTCACGTATCTCACAGACTTGGAACACAGCCTTTTAAATAG GTCAAACATCGGATGCAACATCCCTCAGTCTTTTGGAACCTTTCGGGTCATAGCCTGTAAAG GCAAGAAGGCAACTGTGGCAGAGGGGAAATGTGGGGCTGGAATGAGCTATCCATCTCCCAGTGGCTTCGTCTGGAAGAACGAGTGGTATCCTGTGTTCTGCCGTGTGCTCAGCTTCAGAAACCTCAAGAGAATTAAAAGTTGTTTGAAACGAAAGATTATTTACCTCCTGGGAGATTCAACTTTGAGACAATGGATGTGGTATATCACAGATAAAATCCAAT CATTTCAGTATTTTGACCTTCATGGAACGGGTAAGCAGAAGAATATGATGGCTCTGGACATGAAAAGAAACAGCCAGATCCAGTGGAAGAAGCACAGCCACCCTTTCGTCACCGTCCTTGAATACATGACAGCAGATCACAGCTACATCGCTCGGGAGATTGACAACGTGGCAGGCGACGGAGACACGGTGGTTGCCGTCTCCCTAGGCCACCACTTCCGCCCCTTCCCCATCGAGCTCTTCATTCGAAGGATGATCAACATCCGGGGAGCCATCCAGCGCCTTCTCGTGAGGAGTCCAGATACAAAAGTCATCATCAAAGCAGAGAACACCAGGGAGATAGACATCGACCAGGAGCGATTTGGGGACTTCCATGGTTATGCCCAATACCTTGCGCTAAAGGACATTTTTCGAGATTTAAAGGTCTGCTTCATTGATGCCTGGGACATGGCAATTGCCTATGGCACAAACCTGGTTCACCCACCAGATCACGTGGTCGGAAGTCAGATTGATATGTTTTTGTCTTACATATGTTAA